The following are from one region of the Muntiacus reevesi chromosome 3, mMunRee1.1, whole genome shotgun sequence genome:
- the SH2D6 gene encoding SH2 domain-containing protein 6 has translation MRPVSPVSCSDSQAWRKDEPCPSPLSVPGTWRHRHPFLEAPEEEEEEEDKYELPPCEALLHHLAPAQLSGIEEDSLYLDHSAPLGPPTSPLPPPQPQPEMVHSLPARPTPAYHFPPKAALSPLEALKQSWPFGRRELGEPAQAVPGPVKEPDEDVYVECERSPAPACTQTLSFPALTAPVPLPRISMGPRPTITPQEAQNGASKATSEAAAQNTSAAQEGNLLGQPWYSGNCDRHAAESALLRCQKDGAYTVRPSSGPRGTQPFTLAVLLHGRVFNIPIRRLADGRHYALGREGRNHEELFSSVAAMVQHYTQHPLPLLDRQSGSRQLTCLLFPTKP, from the exons atgAGGCCAGTCTCACCAGTCTCCTGTTCAGACTCCCAAGCTTGGAGAAAAGATGAACCCTGCCCATCTCCTCTGTCTGTCCCAGGGACCTGGAGACACAGG CATCCCTTCCTGGAAgccccagaggaggaggaagaggaggaggataaGTATGAGCTGCCCCCTTGTGAGGCTCTGCTCCACCACCTCGCCCCTGCCCAACTTTCTGGCATTGAGGAGGACTCTTTGTACTTGG ATCACTCGGCTCCCCTGGGCCCTCCCACatcaccactgccaccaccacaGCCCCAGCCGGAGATGGTACACAGCCTCCctgcccgccccaccccagcATACCATTTTCCA CCCAAGGCAGCGCTGAGCCCACTGGAGGCCCTGAAGCAGAGCTGGCCCTTTGGAAGGAGAG AGCTGGGTGAACCGGCCCAAGCG GTGCCAGGCCCTGTGAAGGAGCCCGATGAGGACGTCTATGTGGAGTGTGAACGCAGTCCAG CCCCAGCCTGTACTCAGACTCTGAGCTTCCCAGCCCTGACGGCCCCAGTCCCCCTACCAAGGATATCCATGGGGCCCAG GCCCACCATAACCCCCCAAGAAGCTCAGAAT GGAGCATCAAAGGCCACCTCTGAAG CCGCCGCCCAGAACACCTCAGCTGCCCAG GAAGGCAATCTGCTGGGTCAGCCTTGGTACTCAGGGAACTGTGACCGCCATGCTGCTGAGAGTGCCCTGCTCCGATGCCAGAAG GATGGAGCCTACACCGTGCGCCCCAGCTCAGGCCCTCGTGGCACCCAGCCCTTCACCCTGGCAGTACTTCTCCATGGCCGAGTCTTCAACATTCCCATCAGGCGGCTGGCTGACGGGCGCCACTATGCCCTGGGCCGGGAGGGCAGGAACCATGAAGAG CTCTTCTCCTCCGTGGCCGCCATGGTCCAGCACTACACACAGCATCCCTTACCGCTCCTGGACAGACAGAGCGGCAGCCGGCAGCTCACATGTCTGCTCTTCCCCACTAAGCCCTGA